In Penicillium psychrofluorescens genome assembly, chromosome: 5, a single window of DNA contains:
- a CDS encoding uncharacterized protein (ID:PFLUO_007327-T1.cds;~source:funannotate), translated as MLFKSALFLALSNGLAAVARPSRGWSNEPCQQITRMSQSNLTTYPGDVAQQCLVSIPFQPQRSVAFIEDIRKYMQWQTTIDVLKSPPASYLSPATDIFGGLDELLEMAAREAFTSQYEFDMMVTELLASAQDGHLYVSPCSGSIFVFSIDFPLVSVSSDGLELPKIYAMNDSALLSTHPDRISHLVSVNGEQAEEFFEKFALRVGGFQDPDARYNSVFNSNARLMGSASNAGSWMSPGFWPGAGKFELRFANGTVRYAHTTAEMDFLPGFNFTNGASMYQQLCIKPLTNEANRPTASASSFTWMPYPSSTSMPYPSSTPIRSLTSAPSVTATATRSRSWTSSVTPKSSASVAPVQPYPKVYPRPVAVDDIDHIYGYYLPERDLRTVAVLQIPTFEVYGTYVFTIPQFLKEAKAAGKQKIIIDMSNNPGGEVTAALDMFKMFFPDKPAYSATRFRAHEAMNYIGQALGSIVQNNSNIWSWDSFEQWMPSGYVTPNQKHGFSSWKKIFGPVLELGSNMSTLHAVFNETFESATETPINGYNGIPLQPNHTLFAPEDILIMTDGDCSSSCTTFSELMKNLAGVKTVVFGGRPQNEPMQAIGGVKGNEDLDSGTIVGLYNKANQLAESAAKAGRPILTEMQRIRLKELSPANIPPLPYTVGVNYLNGYRPGQQHMPLQFIYEAADCRLFYTHENFAHPATSWAAAARAVWGHGSCVA; from the exons ATTCGGAAATACATGCAATGGCAAACTACGATTGATGTACTCAAGAGCCCTCCTGCTAGCTACCTGTCTCCAGCAACCGATATTTTCGGTGGCTTGGACGAAttgttggagatggcagCCCGTGAGGCCTTCACCAGCCAGTACGAATTTGATATGATGGTCACCGAGCTGCTCGCGTCTGCACAAGATGGACATCTTTATGTGAGCCCGTGCAGTGGCTCAATCTTTGTGTTCTCGATTGATTTCCCGCTTGTCTCGGTGTCATCTGATGGCCTGGAGCTTCCAAAAATTTATGCGATGA ATGATTCCGCACTTCTGTCGACTCACCCAGACCGCATCTCGCATCTAGTTTCGGTGAATGGGGAGCAGGCCGAAGAATTCTTTGAAAAGTTTGCCCTGAGAGTTGGCGGGTTCCAAGACCCCGACGCACGCTACAACTCCGTCTTCAACTCGAATGCTCGGTTGATGGGCTCTGCTAGCAACGCCGGCAGCTGGATGAGCCCTGGTTTCTGGCCAGGTGCCGGCAAGTTCGAGCTGCGCTTTGCCAACGGCACGGTTCGCTACGCCCACACCACGGCCGAGATGGACTTTCTCCCTGGGTTCAACTTTACCAACGGTGCATCTATGTACCAGCAGCTCTGCATCAAGCCACTGACCAACGAAGCCAACCGGCCCACTGCTTCTGCGTCATCCTTTACTTGGATGCCGTATCCTTCCTCGACTTCAATGCCATATCCCTCTTCCACTCCAATACGGTCTCTCACCTCGGCTCCTTCGGTGACTGCGACTGCCACCCGATCGCGCTCATGGACCAGCTCTGTCACCCCAAAAAGCTCGGCCTCGGTAGCTCCGGTTCAACCCTACCCCAAGGTGTATCCGAGGCCTGTCGCTGTTGATGATATAGACCACATCTATGGATACTACCTGCCCGAAAGGGACCTGCGGACAGTGGCTGTCCTTCAAATCCCTACTTTCGAAGTGTACGGAACATACGTGTTTACTATCCCCCAGTTCctcaaggaggccaaggctgcgggCAAGCAGAAGATCATCATTGACATGTCGAACAACCCCGGCGGCGAGGTCACCGCGGCACTGGACATGTTCAAGATGTTCTTCCCAGACAAGCCTGCATACTCGGCGACTCGTTTCCGAGCCCATGAGGCGATGAACTACATCGGGCAGGCCTTGGGCTCTATCGTCCAGAACAACTCCAATATCTGGTCTTGGGATTCATTCGAGCAGTGGATGCCTTCCGGATATGTCACCCCAAATCAAAAACatggcttttcttcctggaagaagatctTCGGCCCTGTCCTTGAACTCGGCTCCAACATGTCTACTTTACACGCAGTTTTCAACGAAACGTTCGAATCCGCCACCGAGACCCCCATTAATGGATACAACGGTATCCCGCTCCAACCAAACCACACACTCTTCGCTCCCGAAGATATCCTCATCATGACAGACGGGGACTGCTCATCGTCCTGCACGACCTTCAGCgagctgatgaagaaccTCGCTGGCGTCAAGACAGTGGTATTCGGCGGCCGCCCGCAGAACGAGCCTATGCAGGCCATTGGTGGCGTCAAGGGCAACGAGGACCTGGACAGCGGCACCATTGTGGGACTATACAACAAGGCCAACCAGTTAGCCGAGTCGGCAGCCAAGGCTGGCCGCCCCATTCTCACCGAGATGCAGCGCATTCGTCTGAAGGAGCTGTCCCCGGCCAACATTCCTCCCTTGCCCTACACCGTTGGCGTCAACTACCTGAACGGCTATCGTCCCGGCCAGCAGCACATGCCGCTGCAGTTCATATATGAAGCGGCCGACTGCCGTCTTTTCTATACCCATGAGAACTTCGCTCACCCGGCCACTTCGTGGGCTGCTGCCGCGCGCGCCGTATGGGGTCACGGCAGCTGCGTTGCATAG
- a CDS encoding uncharacterized protein (ID:PFLUO_007328-T1.cds;~source:funannotate), with amino-acid sequence MWWLKRKKGEPGRNGRQGAAAIPQVGPRVVAHYTEETVRLSDLGQLALYPEASVDRIGEPGGQFLANMPANDAETIRILVSTDNHVGYNERDPIRGDDSWKSFHEVMCLAKEQDVDMVLLAGDLFHENKPSRKSMYQVMRSIRMNCFGDKPCELEMLSDASETFQGAFNHVNYEDLDMNVAIPIFSIHGNHDDPSGEGHLAALDLLQVSGLLNYYGRTPESDNIQIKPVLLQKGRTKLALYGMSNVRDERLFRTFRDGKVKFFQPSVQKSDWFNLMSVHQNHHAYTEKGYLPENFLPEFLDLVIWGHEHECLINPRLNPETKFHVMQPGSSVATSLVPGEAVPKQVAILSITGREFTSEPVRLKSVRPFVMREIVLSEEKGTQKLARKENNRTEVTRLLMSMVEELIEEAKAEWREMHGDQEDEADDESREIPLPLVRLRVEISTPEGGSYDCENPQRFSNRFVGKVANVNDVVQFYRKKKNAISRKGDNTVDEATISHLSALDTVKVEQLVREFLSAQSLSILPQNSFGDAVAQFIDKDDKHAMEMFVNDSLDSQVKHLMALDRDGDEMDDEERAQSSLVNAMEKYRTQMEELFTKGVKKRTRGKKRFKPKPDGWDTEFDGVWEDQPGALIHSDNEGGDPAEEEAGEDGTAPTRSRATVTTTTRGRGRGRGGRGAVAGGRGAAKAAPASTTRGRKKQVLSESESAADDDVIMIDDDDDNGVNAVSEDDDSQALFVKQPRAATRGARKAAPASTTTTTQRRGARVASSPAPSSATVAETATRRGAARSAKPAQTMLNFSGSQASAPRSTRTNRATRGSNVISDIDDDDDDDAFEPMASSSSRRR; translated from the exons atgtggtggttgaAGCGGAAGAAAGGCGAGCCGGGACGCAACGGGCGGCAAGGAGCAGCGGCCATCCCGCAGGTTGGACCACGCGTGGTGGCGCAC TACACCGAGGAGACTGTCCGTCTGTCGGATCTCGGACAACTGGCTCTCTATCCGGAAGCATCTGTCGATCGCATAGGGGAGCCCGGTGGCCAGTTCCTCGCCAACATGCCCGCCAATG ACGCGGAGACCATCcgcatcctcgtctccaCCGACAACCATGTCGGATACAATGAGAGAGATCCCATTCGGGGTGATgacagctggaagagcttcCACGAGGTGATGTGCCTCGCCAAGGAACAAGACGTCGACATGGTGCTGCTGGCGGGCGACCTCTTTCATGAGAACAAACCGTCGCGCAAATCCATGTACCAGGTCATGCGCTCGATTCGAATGAACTGTTTTGGCGACAAGCCTTgcgagctggagatgctgagCGATGCCAGTGAGACCTTTCAGGGCGCATTCAACCATGTCAATTATGAGGATCTGGACATGAACGTGGCCATCCCCATATTTTCGATCCACGGAAACCATGACGATCCCTCGGGTGAGGGGCATCTGGCAGCACTCGACCTGCTGCAGGTGTCCGGCCTGCTCAACTACTACGGCCGGACCCCGGAGTCAGATAATATCCAGATCAAGCCGGTCTTGCTGCAGAAGGGGCGCACCAAGCTCGCCCTCTATGGCATGAGCAATGTGCGTGACGAGCGCCTGTTTCGTACCTTCCGGGATGGCAAGGTCAAATTTTTCCAACCGTCCGTTCAAAAAAGCGACTGGTTCAATTTGATGTCGGTGCACCAGAATCACCATGCCTACACAGAAAAGGGATATCTCCCCGAAAATTTTCTGCCCGAGTTCCTCGATCTAGTGATCTGGGGCCATGAGCATGAATGCTTGATCAACCCTCGACTCAACCCAGAAACAAAATTTCACGTCATGCAGCCGGGATCGTCAGTCGCCACGTCTCTGGTCCCGGGCGAGGCCGTGCCTAAACAGGTTGCCATCCTGAGTATTACAGGGCGGGAGTTTACGTCGGAGCCCGTTCGATTGAAATCGGTGCGGCCGTTTGTGATGCGAGAGATCGTGCTATCCGAAGAGAAGGGGACCCAAAAGCTGGCGCGCAAGGAGAACAACCGCACCGAAGTGACACGGCTTCTTATGTCGATGGTTGAGGAATTAATTGAAGAAGCCAAAGCAGAGTGGCGGGAGATGCATGGTGATCAAGAGGATGAGGCAGATGACGAGTCCCGTGAgattcctcttccccttGTGCGGCTTCGTGTTGAGATCTCAACCCCAGAGGGTGGGAGCTACGACTGTGAAAACCCCCAACGATTCTCCAATCGATTTGTGGGTAAAGTTGCCAACGTCAACGATGTGGTTCAGTTCTaccggaagaagaagaatgcgATTTCTCGAAAGGGTGACAACACCGTCGATGAGGCGACTATCTCCCACCTATCGGCTCTAGACACCGTCAAGGTGGAGCAGCTGGTGCGCGAATTCCTTTCGGCTCAGTCGCTGAGTATCCTCCCCCAAAACTCATTCGGAGATGCCGTGGCCCAATTCATCGACAAGGATGATAAACATGCAATGGAAATGTTCGTCAACGATTCCCTTGACAGCCAGGTGAAACACTTGATGGCCCTGGATCGGGATGGTGACGagatggatgacgaggagagGGCACAGAGCTCCTTGGTCAACGCTATGGAGAAGTACCGCACCCAGATGGAAGAGCTGTTCACCAAAGGAGTTAAAAAACGGACCCGCGGCAAGAAACGCTTCAAACCCAAGCCTGACGGCTGGGACACCGAGTTTGATGGCGTATGGGAGGACCAGCCCGGTGCGCTCATCCACTCAGACAACGAAGGTGGTGATCCTGctgaggaagaagccggtgaagatggaaCCGCACCCACCCGGAGTCGAGCCACAGTGACAACCACTACTCGTGGTCGCGGCagaggccgtggaggccgGGGGGCAGTTGCTggcggccgaggcgcagCCAAAGCCGCACCAGCGTCGACCACTCGAGGCCGCAAGAAACAAGTACTCTCCGAATCCGAGTCGGctgcagatgatgatgtgatcatgattgatgacgacgatgataACGGGGTCAATGCCGTATCTGAGGACGACGATTCCCAAGCGTTGTTTGTCAAGCAACCGCGCGCTGCCACCCGGGGAGCACGCAAAGCGGCGCCCGCcagcacaaccaccaccacgcagCGCCGCGGCGCACGAGTGGCGTCCTCGCCCGCACCATCCTCAGCGACCGTCGCGGAGACGGCCACTCGCCGAGGCGCTGCTCGATCTGCCAAGCCAGCCCAGACGATGCTCAATTTCTCCGGCTCACAGGCCAGTGCACCTCGTTCAACACGCACCAATCGCGCAACGCGGGGGTCCAATGTCATCAGCGAcattgatgacgatgacgacgacgatgccTTTGAGCCGATGGCCAGTTCCAGCTCCAGACGGCGTTGA
- a CDS encoding uncharacterized protein (ID:PFLUO_007329-T1.cds;~source:funannotate), which produces MQPEPTAVSQHTSSVDSFPTDRQPTQHGHDLDDHPVSGSRDREPTGDPAVSLDRPDQSKSHSPLNRVVQDVSAQSAPAHRVNVHDGRTSSSPDEDLGFRVMAVQAPSQVNLEAFPNEVLTHMLSHLSPQSLSAMTLVSSRFHALVTTPHAWRIAFSRFFPGPYTADSGRSAATDQTTDLVSDRRFFARLTALASWRSEYILRTRLMRSLSRGKPSQFQPSKKHGTVRSANARNGSAVATYTSQLLFPVSHLHSTFGKSSEKEPLFIHGASEQGIASASDPSTVKVGSWGLSDHQMFRHFADLFPGEAPYGLGPGNMIGMPNSMDVSQPFGMVYGEGCPQGRSYFILSTEQRGRFLGSSDLGSHPSLGIPALNRITDAVCAVWITKSSHILKMTGGLIGMLSGSSSGVLTAYALGPHPTYEQRYERGQVTARWVLSPGVPIIGIAVDDNYTSKRHASRRIWAVALNALGEVFHLTDIPQQPEVTTIGNAKLNAEQLDELAWRTGRSVRWELVEMARRVARPDPFNREPVDGSYSPRSSSDLMGLDENQIAAETKEIEKFLAFKPKHFRKVCEGWNMQRDLQVDFAGDDGRGAGESVIIVARGTGEDDKASIRRFVRTAAKSDLSSSTILESYPLSANQKASASLFGGPGNTTSPAINSSLPPSRSSSRLSGPVSSINTEWRISDVVFGDHKSVEITATALDDSTFAVLTAEEDPLLAMSGSSFSSATSSPMPHMEQPRSSLEVPGQRARYMAVGTTSGMVFVWDIRIPPAQTADVINSIPPLRTIQTESPQVSSVALTSLYLVHGGNDGLVQAWDPLASSTTPIRTINSRFSSRARRRLVQAEASVLGVGNNFYATGAICLDPDPTVLRGMVSLGTHLRYWSYSSSAADQYKSGKRRFRRSMRGSNGSADGQRFTNSGRGAIRDYIADERVEMERQKVADEKERAHLSARFGVDLLGPDVDEEQLLAYARLLSEETYTGNASNRGDQAASVSSVTSAELSDTVGPSSGALGELSSSSSPYQDPADDDDDELAEAIRLSLLDERSGAVPMEPTSPIPIRYAKGVEPPHSAPSGTTAAESSQQQEINDLEFAIQLSLAENESRDGASGQEHEEFPALSSGPSSFSSGRGKGKARMM; this is translated from the exons ATGCAACCAGAGCCGACCGCCGTATCTCAACATACCTCTTCCGTTGACTCATTCCCAACCGACCGCCAACCCACCCAGCATGGACATGACCTCGATGATCATCCAGTCTCCGGTTCTCGCGATCGCGAGCCAACTGGAGACCCTGCAGTCAGTCTGGACCGGCCAGACCAAAGCAAGAGCCACTCGCCCCTGAACCGAGTCGTACAAGACGTCTCGGCCCAGTCAGCCCCCGCTCACCGCGTGAATGTGCATGATGGCAGAACATCGTCGAGCCCAGATGAAGATTTGGGATTCCGAGTCATGGCCGTGCAGGCCCCGTCCCAAGTGAACTTGGAGGCGTTTCCAAATG AGGTCCTCACCCATATGCTTTCCCATCTGTCTCCTCAATCCTTGTCGGCCATGACGTTGGTGTCTAGTCGGTTTCATGCGCTGGTCACCACTCCTCACGCTTGGAGGATTGCCTTCTCCCGCTTCTTCCCGGGACCTTACACCGCAGACAGCGGCCGCAGCGCAGCTACTGATCAAACAACGGACTTGGTCTCTGATCGGCGGTTCTTTGCAAGGTTGACTGCGCTGGCGTCCTGGCGGAGCGAGTACATTTTGCGAACTCGTCTGATGCGATCGCTGTCGCGGGGTAAACCTTCCCAGTTCCAACCATCGAAGAAACATGGCACTGTACGATCGGCCAACGCGCGCAACGGAAGCGCAGTGGCAACATACACCTCGCAGCTACTATTCCCAGTGAGCCATCTCCACAGCACGTTTGGCAAGTCCTCGGAGAAAGAGCCACTCTTCATCCATGGCGCTTCGGAGCAAGGCATTGCATCTGCGAGTGATCCGTCTACCGTCAAAGTTGGCTCTTGGGGGCTGTCTGATCATCAGATGTTCCGGCACTTTGCGGATCTGTTCCCAGGAGAAGCGCCGTATGGCCTCGGGCCAGGCAACATGATCGGTATGCCAAACTCGATGGATGTCAGCCAACCCTTCGGTATGGTTTACGGAGAGGGGTGTCCACAAGGACGCAGCTATTTTATATTATCTACGGAGCAACGTGGTCGCTTCTTGGGAAGCTCGGATCTGGGTTCCCATCCGTCCCTGGGCATTCCGGCTTTGAACAGGATCACAGACGCCGTGTGTGCTGTTTGGATTACCAAGTCATCACACATACTGAAGATGACGGGAGGCTTGATTGGTATGCTTTCTGGCTCCTCATCAGGTGTGCTCACTGCTTATGCGTTGGGCCCCCATCCGACGTACGAACAACGGTATGAGCGTGGTCAGGTGACTGCGAGATGGGTGCTCAGCCCGGGCGTTCCCATCATTGGTATTGCCGTGGACGATAACTATACGTCGAAGCGTCATGCAAGCCGGCGGATTTGGGCCGTTGCGCTCAACGCTCTGGGCGAGGTTTTCCACCTCACCGATATTCCGCAACAGCCTGAAGTTACAACTATTGGAAACGCTAAGCTGAATGCTGAACAGCTCGATGAGTTGGCGTGGAGGACCGGTAGATCTGTACGCTGGGAATTGGTGGAAATGGCTCGGCGAGTTGCTCGTCCGGACCCGTTCAACCGGGAACCTGTGGATGGCAGCTATAGCCCGCGGTCATCCTCTGACTTGATGGGCCTCGACGAGAATCAGATCGCCGCTGAGACGAAAGAGATTGAAAAGTTTCTTGCGTTTAAGCCCAAGCACTTCCGCAAAGTTTGCGAAGGGTGGAATATGCAGCGCGACCTCCAAGTCGATTTCGCGGGTGACGATGGTCGCGGAGCCGGCGAATCTGTTATCATCGTTGCTCGCGGCACGGGTGAAGATGACAAGGCGTCAATCCGGCGATTTGTTCGAACCGCCGCCAAGTCCGATCTGTCCTCGTCAACCATTTTGGAAAGCTACCCTCTCTCTGCAAACCAGAAGGCATCGGCTTCCCTTTTTGGCGGCCCAGGGAACACTACCAGTCCCGCTATCAACAGCAGCCTCCCGCCATCTCGATCGTCAAGTCGACTGAGTGGGCCAGTCTCTTCCATCAACACTGAATGGCGCATCTCAGATGTTGTCTTTGGCGACCATAAATCCGTGGAAATTACGGCCACCGCATTGGATGATTCCACTTTTGCTGTTCTTACAGCAGAGGAAGATCCGCTCCTGGCCATGTCTGGCAGCTCGTTCTCTTCCGCGACGTCGTCCCCAATGCCGCACATGGAGCAGCCGCGGTCAAGCCTGGAGGTTCCTGGGCAGCGGGCACGATACATGGCCGTCGGCACTACCTCAGGAATGGTGTTTGTCTGGGATATTCGAATCCCTCCGGCGCAGACAGCGGACGTCATCAACTCCATTCCCCCACTACGGACGATTCAAACCGAGTCTCCCCAAGTTTCCAGTGTGGCATTGACGTCGCTGTACCTTGTGCATGGCGGCAACGATGGTCTTGTACAGGCTTGGGATCCATTAGCCTCGTCTACGACACCAATTCGAACTATCAACTCTCGCTTCTCATCACGGGCCCGCCGCCGGCTGGTCCAAGCAGAAGCGTCGGTGCTTGGTGTAGGCAATAACTTCTATGCCACCGGAGCCATCTGCCTGGATCCTGATCCAACTGTGCTGCGTGGGATGGTGTCCCTTGGGACTCACCTCCGCTACTGGTCATACAGCTCATCTGCAGCCGATCAGTATAAGAGCGGCAAGCGTCGATTCCGGCGTTCGATGCGCGGCAGTAATGGCTCTGCTGACGGCCAGCGTTTCACCAATAGTGGCCGCGGTGCTATTCGTGACTACATTGCAGACGAACGTGTGGAAATGGAGCGCCAAAAAGTCGCAGATGAGAAAGAACGGGCACACCTAAGTGCACGCTTTGGTGTTGATCTCCTGGGCCCCGATGTTGATGAGGAACAGCTGCTGGCGTACGCTCGGCTTCTGAGCGAAGAGACTTATACAGGCAATGCTTCCAATCGCGGCGATCAAGCCGCGTCCGTGAGCTCCGTCACCAGCGCCGAGCTGAGCGATACCGTCGGTCCGAGCTCGGGTGCCTTAGGCGAActctcgtcctcttcctcgccataTCAAGATCctgccgacgacgatgacgacgagctcgccgaaGCTATTCGGCTGAGTTTATTAGATGAGAGATCTGGCGCTGTGCCAATGGAACCCACGTCCCCAATTCCCATCAGGTACGCCAAGGGCGTCGAGCCCCCGCACTCGGCACCCTCTGGTACGACTGCCGCGGAGAGCAGCCAGCAACAAGAGATCAATGATTTGGAATTCGCCATCCAGCTAAGCTTGGCGGAGAATGAAAGTCGTGATGGCGCGTCAGGGCAGGAGCACGAGGAGTTCCCGGCATTGTCATCTGGGCCGTCATCATTCTCGTCGGGAAGGGGCAAGGGCAAAGCCCGGATGATGTAG
- a CDS encoding uncharacterized protein (ID:PFLUO_007330-T1.cds;~source:funannotate) — MIPSYGRLATAVCALASTAAAVIPLEVQGKDFVNSQTNERFQIIGVDYQPGGSSGFNPGTNEDPLTNPQACLRDAALMQSLGINTIRVYNLAANGSHDECVSTFNAAGIYMILDVNTPQEALDSSAPWTTYTNEYYMQVFGIVNAFMNYDNLIGFFAGNEVINQAATYSAPLYVRAVIRDMKEYIAAQSKRNIPVGYSAADVRDILVDTAHYFECELANSTESKADMFGLNSYSWCGDATMKSSTYDQLVTDFKSATVPVFFSEYGCNQVLPRTFTEVQAIYGEDMTQDFSGGLVYQWTQDANNYGLVNVKSANSVELLVDYYNLQTQFDKLDIARLTSTNVTQDNVQPEKCDPSIISGNFYNSWDLPTPPSEVPGWIKNGLPEATQHQGKIDNSNLKNQTIPQAVSKYNGQKVTVQYTMLAHDATNNPAGSKATTSSSSGASATTTNAAPKDGPSMVIGGLGGLFMLAASLF, encoded by the exons ATGATTCCC TCCTACGGTCGTCTCGCTACGGCCGTCTGTGCTCTCGCCAGcactgccgccgccgtcatCCCGCTCGAAGTGCAGGGCAAGGACTTTGTCAACTCCCAGACCAACGAGCGCTTCCAAATCATCGGCGTTGA CTACCAGCCTGGTGGATCATCCGGTTTCAACCCCGGCACTAACGAGGACCCTCTGACCAATCCCCAGGCGTGTCTGCGTGATGCTGCCCTCATGCAGTCGCTGGGT atcaacaccatccgTGTCTACAACCTGGCGGCCAATGGCAGCCACGATGAATGCGTGTCCACCTTCAACGCCGCCGGTATCTACATGATCCTTGATGTCAACACCCCCCAGGAGGCTCTGGACAGCAGTGCACCCTGGACCACCTACACCAACGAGTACTATATGCAGGTGTTCGGAATCGTGAATGCATTCATGAACTATGACAACCTGATTGGTTTCTTCGCCGGAAACGAGGTCATCAACCAGGCCGCCACTTACTCCGCCCCGCTGTACGTTCGTGCCGTCATTCGTGACATGAAGGAGTACATTGCCGCCCAGTCGAAGCGCAACATTCCGGTCGGATATTCCGCTGCGGATGTGCGTGATATTCTGGTGGACACCGCCCACTACTTCGAGTGTGAGCTTGCCAACTCGACCGAATCCAAGGCTGACATGTTCGGCCTGAACTCGTACTCCTGGTGCGGTGACGCCACCATGAAGAGCAGCACCTACGACCAGCTGGTGACGGACTTCAAGTCGGCCACCGTGcctgtcttcttctccgagtATGGTTGCAACCAGGTTCTGCCTCGTACCTTTACCGAAGTGCAGGCTATCTACGGCGAGGACATGACCCAGGACTTCTCTGGCGGTCTGGTGTACCAGTGGACCCAGGATGCCAACAATTACGGCCTGGTCAACGTCAAGTCTGCCAACTCCGTCGAATTGCTCGTTGACTACTACAACCTGCAGACGCAGTTCGACAAGCTTGACATCGCCCGCCTTACCTCCACCAACGTGACGCAGGACAACGTCCAGCCTGAGAAGTGCGACCCCAGCATCATCTCGGGCAACTTCTACAACTCGTGGGACCTGCCCACTCCCCCGTCCGAGGTTCCGGGCTGGATCAAGAACGGTCTCCCCGAGGCTACCCAGCATCAGGGCAAGATCGACAACTCCAACCTGAAGAACCAGACTATCCCCCAGGCGGTGTCCAAGTACAACGGCCAGAAGGTCACTGTTCAGTACACAATGCTGGCCCATGACGCAACCAACAACCCCGCCGGCTCCAAggccaccacctcctcctcgtccggCGCGTCCGCCACGACTACCAACGCCGCCCCCAAGGATGGTCCCTCGATGGTCATCGGTGGACTGGGTGGCCTCTTCATGCTGGCCGCTTCGCTCTTCTAA
- a CDS encoding uncharacterized protein (ID:PFLUO_007331-T1.cds;~source:funannotate) yields the protein MRTSVLVAASAGTVITGLLAYAVYFDHKRQTDPDFRKSLKRNNRRMARAAKEEAEAHGAQQREAIKQAVQQAKEEGFPTDLEEKEAYFMGQVAQGESLCAEGSDQIQAALAFYRALKVYPQPKDLISIYDKTVPKEVLEILAEMVAMDSGLNLGSFTGESGSDSHGVE from the exons ATGAGGACCTCTGTTTTGGTGGCTGCTTCAGCCGGCACGGTCATAACCGGCCTGCTCG CCTATGCAGTGTACTTTGACCACAAGCGCCAGACAGACCCAGATTTCCGCAAATCCCTGAAGCGAAACAACCGCCGCATGGCTCGGGCagccaaggaggaggccgaggcccaCGGTGCCCAGCAGCGGGAAGCGATCAAGCAAGCTGTGCagcaggccaaggaggagggctTCCCTACAGatctggaagagaaggaggccTACTTCATGGGCCAAGTGGCCCAGGGCGAGTCGCTGTGTGCTGAGG GCTCCGACCAAATCCAGGCTGCTCTCGCGTTCTACCGGGCCCTGAAGGTGTACCCGCAGCCCAAGGACCTGATCTCGATCTACGACAAGACCGTGCCGAAGGAGGTCCTAGAGATCCTGGCCGAGATGGTTGCCATGGACTCCGGCCTCAACCTGGGCTCGTTCACCGGCGAGAGTGGCAGTGATAGCCACGGCGTCGAGTAA